In Thunnus thynnus chromosome 11, fThuThy2.1, whole genome shotgun sequence, the following proteins share a genomic window:
- the itgb2 gene encoding integrin beta-2, with protein MDQCLLIHLLLLMASNGLCQKEEVCSKSVINSCSDCIRSGPYCVWCQQLNFTKAGEQEAARCDTRTQLLERGCEEEEIISPENNINTVKNDPLTTSFDKQEPVQLSPQKIRLKLRPGLPSSFNVSFKRVQGYPVDLYYLMDLSYSMKDDLENVKELGQDLFKALKTITDYAEIGFGAFVDKTVLPYTNTNKEKLQKPCDENDQQCQAAFGYRHVLSMTSSQEKFEKKVREQFISGNLDSPEGSLDAMMQAAVCGEKIGWRNSSTRLIVLTTDAGFHMAGDGKLAGILEPNDEDCHMKDNLYAKSSEMDYPSVGQLATQLEKNNIQPIFAVTKNVETVYKQLSEMIPKSEVGVLSSDSKNVVDLIKSAYNRLSSKVTVTHDNLPDNVRVVYTPICAHPGPPQHSEGICDKVPENHPISFKVTVTANECMEDKSFTIRPLGIKDTLTVTLSTNCECECKTHNDKRESQHCKSEGSIKCGICSCKEGFVGQFCECSINEREERARRSSCQRQNGTECEGRGDCVCGRCKCHTTESGKSYHGDYCECDDEHCEKFQNKLCGGNGKCNCGKCECDEGFEGSACQCKVSTEGCLTINNTVCYGRGSCKCNRCECNEGYQRPRCQTCLGCPDPCQTKMNCIECLGFNSGPFQKNCSVACSKNIYHRMVDKFTMSSKQCQQKDTEGCWIKFKLEQLVGEDNYEAEILNQRDCPEPPSVTAIIGGSIAGVALIGILLLLIIKFLIYMKDMKEFKKFENEKKKSKWAEADNPLFQNATTTVTNPTFTGE; from the exons ATGGATCAGTGTTTGTTAATTCATCTGCTCCTGTTGATGGCTAGCAATG GATTATGTCAAAAAGAGGAAGTCTGCTCAAAGTCTGTGATCAACTCCTGTAGTGACTGTATCAGATCTGGGCCATACTGTGTGTGGTGCCAACAGCTG AATTTCACCAAAGCAGGTGAGCAGGAAGCAGCACGCTGTGACACCCGGACTCAGTTGCTGGAGAGAGGCTGCGAGGAGGAAGAAATCATCTCCCCTGAGAACAATATAAACACTGTCAAGAATGATCCTCTGACCACGTCATTTGACAAGCAGGAGCCTGTCCAGCTGAGTCCACAGAAGATTAGGCTGAAATTGCGACCTG GGCTTCCTTCCTCATTCAATGTGTCTTTTAAAAGAGTTCAGGGTTATCCAGTTGATCTCTACTACCTGATGGACCTGTCTTACTCCATGAAAGATGACTTGGAAAATGTCAAAGAGTTGGGACAAGATCTTTTTAAAGCTCTGAAAACCATTACTGACTATGCAGAAATAG GGTTTGGTGCGTTTGTTGATAAGACAGTCCTTCCTTACACTAACACCAACAAGGAGAAACTGCAGAAACCATGTGATGAGAATGACCAGCAGTGTCAGGCTGCCTTTGGCTACAGACATGTGCTTAGTATGACATCAAGTCAGGAAAAGTTcgaaaaaaaagtgagagagcAATTCATTTCTGGGAATTTGGACTCTCCTGAAGGGAGTCTTGATGCCATGATGCAGGCTGCTGTATGTGGG GAAAAAATAGGTTGGAGGAACAGCAGCACTCGGCTGATTGTGCTGACCACTGATGCTGGGTTCCACATGGCCGGAGATGGAAAATTAGCCGGTATACTGGAGCCAAATGATGAAGACTGCCACATGAAAGACAACCTTTATGCCAAGAGCAGTGAGATG GATTACCCATCTGTTGGACAACTAGCTACGCAGttggagaaaaacaatattcagcCAATATTTGCAGTGACAAAAAATGTGGAGACAGTGTACAAG CAACTCTCTGAAATGATTCCAAAATCTGAGGTGGGAGTTCTGTCATCAGATTCTAAAAATGTTGTTGACTTGATTAAAAGCGCCTACAAT AGATTGTCCTCCAAAGTAACTGTGACCCATGACAATCTCCCTGACAATGTAAGAGTTGTCTACACCCCAATATGTGCTCATCCAGGACCACCACAGCACAGCGAGGGGATATGTGACAAAGTCCCTGAAAACCACCCG ATTTCCTTTAAAGTCACTGTGACAGCAAACGAATGTATGGAGGACAAGTCTTTCACTATCAGACCACTGGGCATTAAAGACACATTGACAGTGACCTTGTCTACAAACTGTGAGTGTGAATGTAAAACTCACAATGACAAACGTGAGTCGCAACACTGCAAAAGCGAGGGAAGTATCAAGTGTGGTATTTGCAG CTGCAAAGAGGGCTTTGTCGGACAGTTCTGCGAGTGCTCCATTAATGAGAGAGAGGAGCGCGCCAGGCGATCATCCTGTCAGAGGCAAAATGGCACTGAGTGTGAGGGTCgaggagactgtgtgtgtggcaggTGTAAGTGCCACACCACAGAGAGTGGaaagagttaccatggtgactaCTGTGAATGCGACGATGAACACTGTGAGAAGTTCCAGAATAAACTATGTGGAG GAAACGGTAAATGCAACTGTGGTAAATGTGAATGCGACGAAGGCTTTGAGGGTTCAGCCTGTCAGTGTAAGGTGTCTACGGAGGGCTGTCTTACCATTAACAACACTGTGTGCTATGGCCGAGGGAGCTGCAAGTGTAACCGCTGTGAGTGTAACGAGGGATACCAGCGTCCACGATGTCAGACATGCCTGGGCTGCCCTGACCCTTGCCAGACCAAAAT GAACTGCATTGAATGCCTTGGCTTCAACTCAGGTCCCTTCCAAAAAAACTGCAGTGTGGCTTGCAGCAAGAACATTTATCATCGGATGGTAGACAAGTTTACCATGTCAAGCAAGCAGTGCCAGCAGAAGGACACGGAAGGTTGCTGGATTAAATTTAAACTGGAACAGTTGGTTGGGGAGGATAACTATGAGGCTGAAATTCTGAATCAGAGAG ACTGTCCAGAACCACCCAGTGTTACAGCTATCATCGGAGGCTCCATCGCGGGTGTGGCTCTCATTGGCATCCTGCTGCTCCTGATTATCAAGTTCTTAATCTACATGAAGGACATGAAAGAGTTCaagaaatttgaaaatgaaaagaagaaatccAAGTGGGCAGAG GCTGACAACCCACTGTTCCAGAATGCCACCACCACCGTGACCAACCCAACCTTCACTGGAGAATGA